From the Pseudarthrobacter sp. NIBRBAC000502770 genome, the window TCAGAATGAAGACCCCGACGCCGGTCTGGTTTGTCATCACCAGGATGGCCATCGCGTGGGCGAAGCCCTTGCCGTCCGTTGCCCGGTCAATGATCGAGGCCGAGAACGCGTCGGCCGCGATCACCAGAATGGAGATCACCGCCAGCCCTAGCCCGGACACCAGCGTGAGGGTCAGCAGGGACCGCAGCAGGTCTTTCAACGGTGCCCCGCGCTGCTCCCAAATCATCCGGGTTCCACCGAGAATGACCGACAAAACCGCCAGCGCCAGCGTCCAGTAGCCCAGCTGCGAATTCACGAAACCGACCACAGGACTGGCGGTGACCCCATCCTGGGATGCGAGATTGGCCGTGGGCATGCTCACCCAGAAGGTGGAGAGCGTTGTCACCATCTGGCTCATGCCCTCCATGATGGCTTTCGCTAGATTGCCTATAGCGTCATCGATTACGCCGGAAACCGCGCTTTTCGATACACAATCAAGGTTCCAAATCTCGCACTCGGCCATGTCAGACTCCGGTCCAGAGGATGAATCCGCTCAGATCACTGAGCTGGGCGACGGCATTAAAGATTTGTCCGTCGTCGGCTGCTTTGACCTTCCAGTCACCATCAACCCACCGAAGTGACAGGACCGTGTGGGCGTATTGACCGGTCGCAAGTTGGAAGGCGACATCCACGTCGGCTTCTGCCGGAGTGAAGGACTTGATAAGGAAGCCTTGGAATTGCGGGGCTCCCCCGCTGGAGCTGGTCGCCGAGGCCTTGGCCTTGGTGTCTGCAATGGCAGCGTCCCGACCACTGCCGGGGACCACGAAGTTTTCGACGAGTTTGACTTTGTCCAGAGTTGTGGACGATCCAAGGGCGATAACGTTGGCTGCCGCGAAGAGGGCTCCCGTGGGGCTCTGGGCGAAGCATGACCGGAACCCGTCCCCGTCCGTCAGTCCCGGCCCGAACGTTTTGGGATCGGTAGGTGCCGCCATCTTCCCAACGAGTTCCCACTTGGACTTCGGTGCGGTTCCCAGGGCTGTCTCCGTGCTTGAGGGCAGCCCGCAGATGCTCTTTCCAGCCGTGCCTGCTGACTTCGATGGCGCCGAGGAGGAGCCGGCAGACGATGGGGCGGGGGCGGGCTGGGCGGTGCTGTCTCCCTTGGGGAGGAAGAAGATCACGATGACGGCGGCGATCAGTGCGATAACCAGGGCGGCCGAGATGATGAATCCGGGCTTGGTGAACGGGCTGCGTTCGGTACTGCTTTCGGTGGATTCGCTCATGATGAACCTCTCCGGTAGTCGGGGTTTAGACGAAGGCGCGGACGATGCCGGAGGCTCCGGTGATGATGATGCAGCCGGCCAGGACCCAGCCGAGCTTGCCGATGGACTCGCCACCTTCGCCGCGGCGGAGCTGGATGACCATGCCGATGCCCACGATGATGACGCCCAGGACGCCCAGGACCAGGCCGATGCCGGAGGCCCAGTTCAGGACGGTCAACAGACCTTTGGCCTGTTCCGGAACGGTGGGCGTCGGGTTCGGAATGACGCTTGTTGCAAGTACGGAGAAGGAGTTCATGGTGAGACCTTTCAGTTGGTGGTGCTGGGTGTGTCGGTAGCCAGGGTGGCTAAATCAGTGATGAAGCGTTGGTACTCGCGGGCCGGCGGTGGGGACGTGGATTCCCCGTGTCTCCAGGCTTCAACCCATGGCAGGGTCCAGGACCGGGGGGCTCCTCCGCAGACGATGGCGGCGAAGTCCCGCAAGGGTTTGGGCATCTTCCCCGGTGCGTCCGCCAGAACGGCGAGGCCGAGCAGATCGATTTCCGGTGCCGCGCCTGATGCCCACTGGGTCAGGGCGCTCCGGGCCGCTGTCAGGCCCCGCATGTCTGCACGGCAGACCAGCAGCACCCGGGGCCTACTGCCATCCTGGAGGACAGGCCAGCAGTGACCGGTCGCCCGTGCCCCGCCGATCAGGTCAGCGATGCGGCTTTCGCCGGATCCACCGTGGGCCCCGGTGACCCACAGTGCTGCGGAGCCCGCGACGGTGCGGCGGCCGAGCCGGTCTGCGGCGTCGGGTTCGACTATTCCCCTGAGCGGTTCACTGATCACCGCCGCCGGCGGCACGTGAGCTTCCGGGGCTGCGGTGTCTGCGCCGTCGGCTAGGGCCGGGTGGGTGATCCAGGGGTTTAGGGACTGTTGCATGCTTGCCTCCTTTCAGAGTCCGGTGGTGGGTGGTTCAGAAGCCGGCGGCGACGGCGGCCGCGGCCGCGAGCCATGCCCGCTGGGTGGCGGGCTGGAGGGCTTCGTATCGGATGGGTCCGTTGACCAGGGCCGGATCGTAGGGAATCCTGACGACCGCGCGGACGAACGGGGCGAAGCCGTCAGCGATCCGCTGGGCCTCGTCCTTGGCCCGCTTCAGGGCCTCGCCGCTCATGCTGCGCTTGGCGTCGGTGGATTCGGAGACGATGACAACGGCGCCCCGGGCCAGCTCTGCGTCGTGCCCGCCGCGGGATTCCAGGGTCTGCAGCGTCAGCCGTGCGGCTTCTGCGCGGTCCTCGATGGCGGTGACCGGGACGACGAGCTGGTTGGTGTGGTCGATCATCCGACGCCAGTTCGCGGCCCGGGCCGTGTTGCCCGAATCCATCACCACGAGCCGGTAATAGCGGGTGAGCACCTGATGTGCGATGTCGACTTCCTCGGCGGTGACTTCGTGGTCGCCTTCCTCGTTTTCGTCCGAGCGCAGGACATCGAACTTGTCCGCGGTCTGGTGGTGGACGAACTTGGCGATTTCGGCCGCGTTCGTGGACGGGGAGAGCAGGTCGGTGGAGGCATCGATCAAGTCCAGGACGCTCCGGTCGTGGGCGCCCTTTTCCGTCCGCCAGCCCAGGGTGCCCTGGGACTCGTTGTTGTCCCACGCGACCGTGGCCGCGCCGCTGTATCGGGCAAGGACGGCCGAAAGCATCACCACGGTGGGGGTCTTGTTCGCCCCGCCCTTGCGGTTGACCACGGCGATGGTCCGGGGGCCGGGCCAGTGCTGGCTGACCATCCGGACATCCTCGCGTTCGCTGAGTTCTTCCTCGGAGGGATCCATCCGCAGTCCCAGGCGTGTGAGTGTTCCACGCCAGCCCTGGGTGGCAGGTTCCAGTACCGGGGCGCTGACCAGGAACGAGGTTGCCTTCAGGCTGCGCCGGGTCGGCGCGGCTTCCTCAACAGCGGCAGCTGTCTGCGGTTCCGGGGTGGCCGTCGCGGGGGCAGGCGGCCACGTTCGGGCGTCCACCGATGCTGCAGTGGCAGTGGCAGGAGCCGCCGCGGGCTCCGGTGCGGGTGCGGGGACGGTATCAATGACGGCCGGCGCTGCGGTCGTGGGTGTGGTTTCGGGGGCTTCTGCCCGGCGGCGGGCCGGAGCGGGCTCGTAGGAGACGGATTCGATCTTGTTGTCCGGGTGGACGATGAGTTCGCCGTGTCCTTCGGGGTCCTCGATGCGGACCCGGACGGGGCGCTGGAGGGTCTGCGCTTCGCCCACGATGAGGGCCAGGGCGTTGT encodes:
- a CDS encoding TrbC/VirB2 family protein, which codes for MNSFSVLATSVIPNPTPTVPEQAKGLLTVLNWASGIGLVLGVLGVIIVGIGMVIQLRRGEGGESIGKLGWVLAGCIIITGASGIVRAFV
- a CDS encoding DUF6668 family protein, which produces MQQSLNPWITHPALADGADTAAPEAHVPPAAVISEPLRGIVEPDAADRLGRRTVAGSAALWVTGAHGGSGESRIADLIGGARATGHCWPVLQDGSRPRVLLVCRADMRGLTAARSALTQWASGAAPEIDLLGLAVLADAPGKMPKPLRDFAAIVCGGAPRSWTLPWVEAWRHGESTSPPPAREYQRFITDLATLATDTPSTTN
- a CDS encoding chromosome partitioning protein ParA, coding for MGTTPTQVMAFPNIRAIVRDNGTAEVVVAGNSRIVPAGDSVQELRNNALALIVGEAQTLQRPVRVRIEDPEGHGELIVHPDNKIESVSYEPAPARRRAEAPETTPTTAAPAVIDTVPAPAPEPAAAPATATAASVDARTWPPAPATATPEPQTAAAVEEAAPTRRSLKATSFLVSAPVLEPATQGWRGTLTRLGLRMDPSEEELSEREDVRMVSQHWPGPRTIAVVNRKGGANKTPTVVMLSAVLARYSGAATVAWDNNESQGTLGWRTEKGAHDRSVLDLIDASTDLLSPSTNAAEIAKFVHHQTADKFDVLRSDENEEGDHEVTAEEVDIAHQVLTRYYRLVVMDSGNTARAANWRRMIDHTNQLVVPVTAIEDRAEAARLTLQTLESRGGHDAELARGAVVIVSESTDAKRSMSGEALKRAKDEAQRIADGFAPFVRAVVRIPYDPALVNGPIRYEALQPATQRAWLAAAAAVAAGF